The Thermocrinis ruber genomic sequence GTATATGGCTACCGTTTGTATTCCCAGCTCCTTGCAAGCCCTTATGATCCTACAGGCTATCTCTCCTCTGTTGGCAACCAAAACCTTCTTAAACATACCTGCCTCCTACCTCACAATCTCAATCTTGTATTCAATCGGTGCCACTTTGTTGATCATGTATGCAATGGAACATGTGCCCGGGTCAAAGATGGTCTTATCAAGGGCTCTTTTCACATCCTCTTCGGACACATCCCCTTTAACTTTTACAAAGAGATAAATTTTAGTGAATACCTTTGGATAGCCTTCTGTGATCCTCTCTGCGTCCGTTTCTATTTCTATGTGCTCCGTGTGTTTTCCCTCTTTGTGAAGGGCTTCGTAGAGGTGTATTCCCACACAGCCCGCTATGGAGTGGAAAAGCAGTTCAGGAGGTCTTATGCCTCTACCCTTACCGCCCACATAACCCGCAGCGTCTATGGGCACTTCTCTTCCGGCTTCACCAACGCCTACAAAGTGAAAATCTTCCTTTTGGACCACCCTAACCTTCATACAAACCTCCTGAAAGGGAAATTTTTAGGGACT encodes the following:
- a CDS encoding OsmC family protein is translated as MKVRVVQKEDFHFVGVGEAGREVPIDAAGYVGGKGRGIRPPELLFHSIAGCVGIHLYEALHKEGKHTEHIEIETDAERITEGYPKVFTKIYLFVKVKGDVSEEDVKRALDKTIFDPGTCSIAYMINKVAPIEYKIEIVR